TAACCTCAACCACGATCCGTGTCAGATACCTTCGTAAATTTTCTTGGTTTCGGTCGCATTTGAGGAGTTACAAGGAAATGTGTATCGTACATTCCGAAATTATGTCTCATCCGAAGGTTTATGTGGGATTGTCCGAGTTGTTCAGCCGTTTGCAAGACGCAGATAAAAGTGCCAAATACGCTTCAAAAGCTTACGATTTGTCGAGGTCTCTGCAGCTTGGCGACTTGAATTCACGCCATCACAGGTGAGATTCTTTTGTCGTCTATAGGTGAACGCTTGAAAGTGCTAgaaactatacagggtgtttcgtgtgtgtgtgtgtgtgtgtgtgcctTCCGTTGCGATCTCAGCAACGGTGAGAGCTGCAGCttcggtcaattttcgacgaaagcGGCCTCCCGTGGCGCCGACTAAGGGAACCGCTGCAATGTTGCCGCATTTCCGGCAGTTTCCGAGACGTtcgcaaaaaattgaaaatggcccAAAATTTCTATGCCTCGCATTTCGGGAACTGTTCGTGACCGATAAGAAgtttaaattgcaaagtttCACAACTTTTTACCGCCCACAAAAGACATATCGAACGTCATTGTGCAACTTTTAATAACTCAGTAATCGTCGTCGGCTTAAATACGGACCTGGAATTTTCGCTTCAGATTTCTAGAGCGCTTTTTATTTCCCACAGACCCACGCATCATTTGCTTACTTTTGCTGACGTTTCGGCCCGAAAAATTCATCGTCAGACTATTTCCTACTTCCCTTTTTAATCTACACCGGATGCCAGGTCGCCATGGAAACGATTTACTGACAAGTTTgacatttatttgttaaacgaagttgTTTCGAGacttattttcgatttttgtgatttattttttcgagctgaatccaaaaataaattaattttcaacacttcTATTCAGTGGCGACCCAAAGACGGTTGTGTTAGTTACGTATTTGCGAAGTTTTCGTAATGCTAAAAATGCTTTAGAACAATGCCGGAACTTGCACGCGGAGAGAAGATTTCCCGCACCAAAAATTTTCGCTCAATTGGAAAGAAACTTGCGCGAGTACGGTCCTGTTTCTAAATcaagaaaagttaaataaactGCAGCCTGATGGTGAATTATTCGGGttgaaacgttaataaatgtaaacaaattggGCATGGGCCTGTCAGAAATCAAGAGCACTTTCgaaatgtgaaataaaaatttcaggtcCGTActtgtgaaataaaaatttcaggtcCGTACTTAAAATGACGAAGTTGATACTCGGTTATTAAGAGCTGTACAATGACGTTCGGTGTGTCGTTTTGTAGAAAGTAAAAAGTTGGGAAACTTTGTGATTTAAACGTCTTTTCTGTCACAAACAGTTTGCGAAACACGAGGGATTGGGGTTTTGGGccattttcgtatttttccaaatatgcaGGGAAACCACTGAAAACGTGGCAACCTTAAAGCGGGTTCCTTAATCGGCACCACAAGTGGCCACTTTCGTCTAATTTAACCGAAGTGGTAACTCTCGCCGTTTCGGAGATAACGTACTGCTATGGTCCTTTGACGCTAATTTTAACCGTATTTCCTCCGAAAGAGCTGCACTGCTTCAAATGGCCTCAGCCCTACGGAAACAGGGCGAATTAGGGGATGCTCACGATTACTGTTCGGTAAGTAATGGAAATGCCGAAATTAGCCCGAAATATTCCCTTTCTATCCCTCAGGAGGCCACCAGGCTCGCCCTAGTCTCAGGCGACCAAGCGACTTACGCGCGGAGCATACGAATTATGGGTGATATTTACAGAAAAAAGTCTGATATCAATGTACGTCCTGTATTTTTGCAATTCTAATTATATCACGAAACTTTCGATTCGACGATAGAAAGCGTTCCGCCAATATGAGGCAGCCATGGGCTCCGCTGCTGCGATGGGCGACCGCGTGATCCAGATGGAGTCCATGGACGGGGCGGCCCGGTGTCTGGAGGCCCTCCGTCTCCAGCACAAAATCTGCAACTGTCGACCCTTGGAATTCAACACCAGGTTGCTGGAAGTCGCCAGTTCTATTGGTGCTAAGGTGAGAGGAACGCCGGAAATAATGGATTTTAGGCTCAGCAATGTGGGATGAGCACGGTGATGAATTTCAGTTGCTGGTGAGAGCTGTTCGGATGCGCCTCTCTAGGATTTACCAATCTTTAGGAGACGAAAACAACAAATTGCACCATGAGCGCGTGGCTATAAGGTTGCAGCACGATTTGGATTTGAATTGTGCCGGTTGCGGTTCTCCTTATGGACTGGAGGCCGACTCGTTGGAGACACTGCCCTGTGCTCACATTCTACACACCAGGTGAGTTTCggattttttgaaatgcgCGATTTCGTTAATTCACCTGCCCTCACTCGGCGCACTTCTGGTTATTGATAAGAGAGGGGCGCATAAAGCCGGACCCGCACCAAAACGTCGTTAACTCGAACTGATAAaatagtttgttttttttaacataaaattcgactttttgtattttttttaaactggaCGTGGCGCTATTTCGAGCAGGTGTGTCCCTCTCGTGGCAAAACGAGACCCTAGCCTATGTCAAACAAAATCCAAGGGAATGCGTCACTGCGCCCTCTTACGTTTCGCTTTCGCCGATTTTTGGTGGAAGCCCCAGGTGTGGTAGCAATTCTTGGCCACGTCCAGTTCTTGCAGGTTGTCACCAATGGCGCATCAGAGGAGTTTTCCTAGTGTTGGAAAATAATAGTTCTCAGCTGATTTGGCAAAGACCGGGCACATGCCCGGCCATTTTTCTCATTCAACTAGCACTAGTTATCTCAAACAACAATTTGCGAAATCCACTGTCCCCTTCTTCTGTCCAACCCGTTCCCTCTAATTCTCCACGCATCAGTTTGCTCTAATTTCAGATGTGCTTATGACCTATTTCGAcgtaacaaaaagaaaaagcgATCATGTCCGGAATGTGATCGCACTAGTTCTCGTCTCTATTTAAACTGCAACGACTACAACGCCATGCAGTACAGCCCTGTACCTCTGTCGGTCTGTTCATCGGACAGTCATTGTACTTCTCACCACGCTACTAGTTCGGTATAAAAGTGCTTTTATAGGTTTTTTTCATTGGCATTACTAACCACTTGGATATCATAATATCAAGAAATTTGTATGAATTGGTCTTCCATTTTCGCGATAGTTCGATGGCAATCAAGTAGATCGTCAGTACTGCTGTATTTTAATGAGTTACTTAATAAATCATTAGAGATGCCAATAATTTCGACTGTAGCTGACTGTAGACCAGTCCGATAAGTAACCAGTTTCACTGTCTGTTTTTTCCGTTAAAGATGAGTGTAAAAGGCGGGGGTTTCTCATGGAAACAAAGCTCaaacaaatcaaaaacaaTGTGGAACTGATGAGAGATCGCGTGAAATACATtaggaaaatgtattttttaaaacttcctTGACTTCATTGTTCTTAGCGCTAATAAAAGGAGATAAAACGAGTTAATAGAAAAACgctatttaataattatagaTATGTTATAGTAaggttaaaattgttaaaaaatatatatataacactGCACTTCCACATGCGCACCAATACGGGTACTAGTGTATTTCATACTTACAGTAAGTTTTAAATGAGGGAGTGGAGTTGGGTTTTCCTCAATTAATGTTATAAAGTGACTTGTTAAGTTTTTGAActcgtttttgtaaatattgttaTGGTAAAATTGTACTGTAATATACGAGGGTCGCAAAGCAAAACTCCACGACCTCAAACACTCATGATCAATACGCCAGCTCATCAGTTGCAATCACCAGTTTAGGTTGGTAAAGGGTTCAGGATTTTGTATCGTTGCTTCAATGACCAGACGTTACTTATAATCACCAATTTAGGTTTTTTCAATCGTTTATTTATAGGTCTTAAGCTAGAAGTAGCTAggaaaatatacataaatatttcttcagTCTCGTCATGGAGTTGCAAATATCGATAATGGTGTCAATTTTTGACTCGAAATATTGTATATTTCCATCTAGTAGTAAGGACAAAAATATTCACGAAGAACAATCAGCGACCATCACTACAAAAACTAAGAGTTAAAGTAGGAAAGGTGGAGATTACTCAATGGCTTGACGGGTGATTTTCCTAAATTGTGGGAAATTCCGGATCGGCGATTGGTACCAcctaattattgttatttttgattttgaaataaattgattgTAAATACCAGTAgtcgatttttttcctatatgTGTCAATTTCCTACAGTTAACACCCCATATAGTTAGAACAAACTTAggtaaatgttttaaaatcgtaaatatGCTGGGTAGTTAAGTTGATATTCTTCCTTCACCATAACATCAAGAATCTTGTaaattagcattttaaaatatttagaaattttttttaaagttctagatctataaaatataaatcaaaatgtttGTACAACATCTAATACAAACGTCAACTCTAGCTTACAATCTACCTCTTAGCACTAGCTAGAAAActatttccgagaaaaatttcGGTCACCAAAACATCaagaattttttcgaattacagttttgttagaaaaaagttttattttttgtaatttaagaTTTCTAGAAAGTAAACATTTCAAGacattccattttttaaatttaatacgtTCAAAACAAACATGTTTTTCGCTCGCAGACGTGTTAGTTCTTATATCTGTGCATCTCAGAACCATCTTACAACAATCATTGAGAATTCAATGTTTTTGTCATCCTGCGAGCCCAGAGTCATCTTGTGACAGTCATGggaaatttgtcgtttttgtcatttttcatattttaaggTTAGTTTTCGTTTAACTTTCGGTCAACCTAATTTCGGCCTTAAACAACATTTGCTGTTTTGAAGGtagttaaaatataaatccTATTTGCAAACAGATTTAATTCAAGTGCGAGTATAATGTCTAAACCGTCTGGATATGAGTCTCACAGCGAAGGACCTGGCTTTGTAGGAATCAGGTTTTGCCAagaatggtaaattttttctctaattctaataaatagtagattaaaaatgcattatttttgtaGCAACAATATGTTGTATCCCAAAGAagacaaagaaaacaaaatattgctATACGCTTGTAGAAATTGTGACTATAAACAACATGCCGattcaaaatgtatttatgTGAACAAAATTATGCACGAGATTGAGTAAGTATATATGTTCATTTGTGTAAACCTTCCACAATGTGCAGGAGAGAGAATACTGGCCTATTGATTCTCCCTTCTGGCAATTTCCATACTGACTTCCTAGGAGCATCACTTTATTATGGGAAAAGCTATTGTTGTATAATTTACTGTGGTGTTTCTGTTACAGTGAATTAACTCATATCAATTCTGATGTTATATCTGACCCCACGCTACCCAGAACTGAAGACCATCACTGTCCAGTTTGTCAACACAGGTAACTTTACATTCTGCAACTTTGAGCACTTTCTTTGATTCATTGATGGCCATAGGTTCGATCATATGCATTCTCTTTTTTGTTTGTATAAGTCAttgttttcttcaattatagatatttcaatttatgataaaatcaAGTGTATTGATGAATAAAGAAAAGTGCCCTTGAATGGCACATATTATTATGATTTAGAGGACACATGTTTCAATGTTATGACCCTTTCAGGGAGGCAGTGTTTTTTCAGGCACAGACTCGTAGAGCTGAAGAAGAAATGCGACTATATTATGTATGTACAAATTCACATTGTGCCCATCGCTGGACGGAATAACTTTTGTTATTCTTGTTATCAAACATGAGTATTGCATCATAAGTATGAGATaagtaatgattttttttctatgtttttACGTGTAAATACTACAAATATTAACGTTTTAACGTTATTTGGACAATTAATAGTATTTTGTAATGGCCTTTCTGGGTATATTTGATTTGGTGTTACATGCCACAAAACCTGAAAACCCCcctttgtaaaaaaaaaaacactgtttttaatatgtaattttgtaTATTACCATTTAcacaacaattttaaattaaagtgcCATGATAACAAAGTACATGCTACAAATAAAACGTCACAATCGAGGTTTTCATAAATGGAAACCCGCCTTTCCACGGAAAAAAACAAGTTgagtaaaattacaaaaaatatacgaCTTTCAATcatcagaaaaataataatctataATAGTCCTCTAAAATTCAACATCTTCGACTAGtattactttgaaattttctaatgaCTATTAAGTAgcaaatttatgtgctgagaattttctcaataagttttcagttatttggGATTTAATAAGCATGATTCTGCACGAAAAGTCCGGCGTCTCCGGCTTTGCCTTGAATAGTGCCCGCTTGGTACTTGCCCAACGAAGCATCACTGTTAGCCTGAAACGGAAAAATGACATTTAGACAAGACTATCGATGACATGAACCTGAATCTAATATAGGTTGTCTATTTCTAAAATCGATGCACATCATAACGCTGAAATCCAGCATTGTTGCCGGTTTTATAATTCAGTAGTATTTCTTATACAATCTGTGAAGTTTAACGAAAATAGTAAACATACTTCCCTGACGGCGTTCAATGGCAACAAAAGGTCGTTATTGTTCCTTTCCCgtttaaaatactttattaacAATCAGCTTCTTACACCGGCTATTTAAGTGCTTTGGTATATCAAAAAACACTAATAATAAAGGTGGTGTATATTCACATTAGCATgctttcttaaaaaaatttaaatttgtgataGAGAAATCTCTAGAAAAACGGGAACTTTGATAGAATACTGTGAAAACTTTGAaggtgttaaaataaatacagttATCAccacaaaataaaatggtgAAATAGAGAAGGCGCAATGTCAAAACGGACAAAATTGGCAACACCGCACCCCATTGCCAACATTGTTAACATTCccattttttatgtaaagaAGAAATGTTTTACTAAATGTTAACGAGTACGTTACCCTTGAGTCCAAGTACTAGTTGCAATTCATCTACATAATTGTTGTTTACCTTGAGATGATTTCCTCGTTGAAAACTTTTAGTACTTTGACCATCAGGGTTGACAATGAAATCACGTGATTTATAACGTGCATCGATTTTAGTACCGGCCACCTTTAGGTCTGATTCGGCAGAGTGGAAAACTAATTCCGTCAGAAATATGCGTAGGATACCGAAAGAGACTCCTTTCACATATTCCTGACGATCCGGACTTGGTTTCGCATCCTGTTAGAATAGACCTAATACTCTTGAAACGCCAAAAACACTCTTATGATGAGTCCATTTCAACAAAAGGTTCTTTAAGGGGCTGTTTTAGACTTACCTTAGCTCGGTTCAAGAGTTCGTCCTGACCAGCTTTAACCTGTTCGTCTTTCCCACCCCATGCGCGCAACACTGATGCTTGCAGGGCACGACCGTAACTGAAGGTCAGTACCCATGGTTTTTTGCCTGGGTacctaaaaattacataaaacattttcaaagcGCCACAATTTGATACACGCTCGATAAAACTTCTACTGCCATTTATGTTGCCAACCTCTGGCATGTGGATTTTTGGTAGATATGACAGTTTATAGTGTTTAAAAAGGATCGTACTTACGCATTAATGGCGCTCAAATTGATGCTAGCCTCCTCCTCAGACTGACCGCCGGACAAGAAAGTTATCCCGGGCACGGCGGCCGGAACGGTGCGCTGCAAAGCAGTCACGGTAGCCTTGGCTATGTCTTCGGGGCGATATTTGACGGGGTGGGCTTGACCAGCAGTTACCATGTTTGGCTTCAACAAGGTTCCTTCAAGGAAAACGTTGTGGTCTGCCAAAGCCTTAAAAAACAACACATATTTGAAgacaagaaataaaattttggt
The Euwallacea fornicatus isolate EFF26 chromosome 12, ASM4011564v1, whole genome shotgun sequence genome window above contains:
- the RpII15 gene encoding DNA-directed RNA polymerase II subunit RPB9, whose translation is MSKPSGYESHSEGPGFVGIRFCQECNNMLYPKEDKENKILLYACRNCDYKQHADSKCIYVNKIMHEIDELTHINSDVISDPTLPRTEDHHCPVCQHREAVFFQAQTRRAEEEMRLYYVCTNSHCAHRWTE
- the LOC136342716 gene encoding 43 kDa receptor-associated protein of the synapse — protein: MSWESLNSREFSNFNNIYHTSGAGVSHQLSATRLLSSPDGSRHHLDGLDHTWPWNDSYSSLHRDTYTEVRTPRAPLCTFGCFYACRARLRHSIAKRKVEQGLKLYNQHKQQQAVRKWKSSLKALRKRDDKFSVLGYLYQAYMDWGKYRDALEYAHRQLFISEELDSPNMRAESYLNLARAHQRLGALERALAYARHSLYNECELCATAGHVHLTVGSVYLELAGFNKALDSFQHAHRIAQAVHDPALELQVYVGLSELFSRLQDADKSAKYASKAYDLSRSLQLGDLNSRHHRAALLQMASALRKQGELGDAHDYCSEATRLALVSGDQATYARSIRIMGDIYRKKSDINKAFRQYEAAMGSAAAMGDRVIQMESMDGAARCLEALRLQHKICNCRPLEFNTRLLEVASSIGAKLLVRAVRMRLSRIYQSLGDENNKLHHERVAIRLQHDLDLNCAGCGSPYGLEADSLETLPCAHILHTRCAYDLFRRNKKKKRSCPECDRTSSRLYLNCNDYNAMQYSPVPLSVCSSDSHCTSHHATSSV